Proteins co-encoded in one Coriobacterium glomerans PW2 genomic window:
- a CDS encoding glycoside hydrolase family 3 C-terminal domain-containing protein produces MALGEHPMESGEGGSKTDLQLPRIQRDLLRDIRALGKTVITIVFSGRAPVLTDIAENSDAVIEAWFPGTEGAHAIADIMFGHVNPSGRIAMTFPLATGQVPIYYNAFNTGRPERTSQHTNRFTSRYVDCPTDPLYPFGFGLSYHECSYDNLRLSDDVLAADGNITASIDIENMSDIEGDEIVQLYIRDVAGSVVRPTKELKGFERVHLGPKEKRSVSFLISESMLRFYRQDMSFGSEPGEFIVMIGRNSDDVMSCEFELRR; encoded by the coding sequence ATGGCACTCGGAGAGCATCCTATGGAAAGCGGGGAGGGCGGCAGCAAGACGGATCTTCAGCTGCCACGCATTCAGCGCGATCTGCTTCGAGACATTCGCGCGCTCGGCAAAACGGTGATCACGATTGTCTTCAGCGGTCGCGCTCCGGTTCTGACTGATATCGCTGAGAATTCTGACGCCGTGATCGAAGCGTGGTTTCCCGGCACCGAGGGAGCGCATGCAATTGCCGACATCATGTTTGGCCATGTGAACCCATCGGGTCGTATCGCTATGACCTTTCCACTTGCAACCGGCCAAGTACCGATCTATTACAATGCATTCAACACCGGCCGCCCGGAGCGCACATCGCAGCATACGAATCGATTTACCTCTCGATATGTGGACTGTCCGACCGATCCGCTCTACCCATTTGGATTCGGTCTTTCGTACCATGAGTGCTCGTATGACAATCTGCGGCTAAGCGACGACGTCCTTGCAGCTGATGGAAATATCACAGCGTCAATCGATATCGAGAACATGAGTGATATCGAAGGCGATGAAATCGTACAGCTGTATATCAGAGATGTCGCGGGTAGCGTTGTTCGTCCGACGAAGGAGCTGAAGGGATTTGAACGCGTTCATCTCGGACCGAAAGAGAAGCGAAGCGTGTCATTTTTGATCTCAGAATCCATGCTTCGGTTCTATCGTCAAGACATGTCATTTGGGTCTGAGCCCGGCGAATTCATCGTTATGATCGGCAGAAATTCAGATGATGTCATGAGTTGCGAATTTGAACTCCGGCGCTGA
- the guaA gene encoding glutamine-hydrolyzing GMP synthase — MAASQKVLVLDFGAQYGQLIARRVRDLHVYSEIVAGDSPAADIEAMEPSALILSGGPASVYAEDAPEIDPAIFELGVPVLGFCYGHQIMASTLGGQVAHVEVGEYGPASIERERESRLLNATPLKQTVWMSHRDAVSSAPAGFTVTSSTEACPVASMEDHQRRLYSTQFHPEVRHTECGEQILSNFLFDICGLEPSWTMESIVEAKVAEIRERVGDARVILALSGGVDSSVVAALCARAIGPRLTCVFINHGLLRKNEPEQVEEIFSSQFDVDFVHVHAEERYAALLAGVVDPEEKRRIIGTQFWEEFFAVAQRTGGVRFLAQGTIYPDIIESGARKTGGRAATIKSHHNLIPFPEGVSFDLIEPLDHFFKDEVRELGLQLGLPGHIVYRQPFPGPGLAIRIIGAVDAEKLAILKDADAIVREELDAYNERLFRQTGERNSAHSCWQYFAVLPDIRSVGVMGDERTYGRPVILRAVESTDAMTADWARLPYDVLAHISSRIVAEVGGVNRVAYDITSKPPATIEWE; from the coding sequence ATGGCAGCCAGCCAGAAGGTGCTCGTTCTCGATTTCGGCGCGCAGTACGGCCAGCTCATCGCCCGTCGCGTGCGCGATCTGCACGTGTACTCCGAGATCGTCGCCGGCGACAGCCCAGCGGCAGACATCGAGGCCATGGAGCCCTCCGCGCTCATCCTCTCAGGCGGCCCCGCCTCGGTCTACGCCGAGGACGCTCCTGAGATCGATCCGGCGATCTTCGAGCTCGGTGTGCCGGTGCTGGGATTTTGCTACGGACATCAGATCATGGCGTCGACGCTTGGCGGCCAGGTCGCCCACGTCGAGGTCGGTGAGTACGGGCCGGCGAGCATCGAGCGCGAGCGCGAGTCGCGTCTGCTCAACGCCACGCCGCTCAAGCAGACCGTGTGGATGAGCCATCGCGACGCCGTGAGCTCCGCGCCCGCGGGCTTCACGGTGACGTCGAGCACGGAGGCCTGCCCGGTCGCCTCGATGGAGGACCATCAGCGTCGGCTGTATTCGACGCAGTTCCACCCCGAAGTGCGCCATACCGAGTGCGGCGAGCAGATCCTGTCCAACTTCCTGTTCGACATCTGCGGCCTTGAGCCCTCTTGGACGATGGAGAGCATCGTGGAGGCCAAGGTTGCCGAGATCCGCGAGCGCGTCGGAGATGCGCGCGTGATTCTGGCGCTCTCCGGCGGCGTGGACTCCAGCGTGGTGGCGGCGCTGTGCGCCCGCGCGATCGGCCCACGGCTCACGTGTGTCTTCATCAATCATGGGCTTTTGCGCAAGAATGAGCCGGAGCAGGTGGAGGAGATCTTCAGCAGCCAGTTCGACGTCGATTTCGTGCACGTGCACGCCGAGGAGCGCTACGCCGCGCTGCTCGCGGGCGTGGTCGACCCCGAGGAGAAGCGCCGCATCATCGGCACGCAGTTCTGGGAGGAGTTTTTCGCCGTCGCGCAGCGCACCGGCGGGGTGCGCTTTCTCGCGCAGGGGACGATCTACCCCGACATCATCGAGAGCGGTGCGCGCAAGACTGGCGGCAGGGCCGCGACCATCAAGAGCCATCACAACCTCATCCCGTTCCCTGAGGGAGTCAGCTTCGATCTGATCGAGCCGCTCGATCACTTCTTCAAGGACGAGGTTCGCGAGCTGGGGCTCCAGCTCGGGCTGCCCGGCCACATCGTCTACCGTCAGCCCTTCCCCGGACCCGGACTCGCGATCCGCATCATCGGCGCCGTCGACGCCGAGAAGCTGGCGATCCTGAAGGACGCCGACGCGATCGTGCGCGAGGAGCTCGACGCCTACAACGAGCGGCTCTTCAGACAGACCGGCGAACGCAACTCAGCGCATAGCTGCTGGCAGTACTTCGCCGTGCTGCCCGACATCAGAAGCGTCGGCGTCATGGGAGACGAGCGGACCTACGGTCGGCCCGTCATCCTGCGCGCTGTGGAGTCCACAGATGCGATGACGGCGGACTGGGCCCGGCTGCCCTATGATGTGCTGGCGCATATCTCAAGTCGCATCGTCGCCGAGGTCGGAGGCGTCAACCGCGTGGCCTATGACATCACGAGCAAGCCGCCGGCGACGATCGAGTGGGAGTGA
- a CDS encoding gamma-glutamyl-gamma-aminobutyrate hydrolase family protein — protein sequence MNRKPKIGIAANILIVEAPPLPGMQRVYVNRDYIASLEIAGCIPVMLPVITDVRDVAVQIEGLDGIVLSGGWDIDPLLYGEQPLERQGFSISEVDRFSVAAVRAAVAAKIPVLGICKGMQVINIAFGGTLYQDIATQRDESIRHVQQGPCYDPTHHVNLERGSFLADVLGERTVVNSIHHQSVKDLAAGFAVSARADDGVIEGIEHEDGCFICGVQWHPEMMTEHGDTAMLRLFQAFAEKCERREELS from the coding sequence ATGAACAGGAAACCGAAGATCGGCATCGCCGCCAACATCTTGATCGTGGAAGCCCCACCGCTGCCCGGCATGCAGCGGGTGTACGTGAACCGAGACTACATCGCAAGCCTGGAGATCGCCGGCTGCATCCCGGTCATGCTGCCGGTCATCACCGATGTCCGAGACGTCGCCGTCCAGATCGAGGGGCTGGACGGCATCGTATTATCCGGCGGATGGGACATCGATCCGCTGCTCTACGGCGAGCAACCCCTTGAGCGGCAGGGATTCTCCATCAGCGAGGTCGATCGCTTCTCGGTCGCTGCGGTTCGTGCAGCCGTCGCCGCAAAGATCCCGGTGCTCGGGATCTGCAAGGGCATGCAGGTGATCAACATCGCCTTCGGCGGCACGCTCTACCAGGATATCGCCACCCAGCGCGACGAGTCCATTCGCCATGTGCAACAGGGCCCCTGCTACGACCCGACGCACCATGTCAACCTCGAGCGCGGCTCGTTTCTCGCCGACGTGCTGGGCGAGCGTACCGTGGTGAACTCGATCCATCACCAGAGCGTGAAGGACCTCGCTGCCGGCTTTGCCGTGTCCGCGCGAGCCGATGACGGCGTGATCGAGGGCATCGAGCATGAAGACGGTTGCTTCATCTGCGGCGTTCAATGGCATCCTGAGATGATGACCGAGCACGGCGACACGGCCATGCTTCGGCTGTTTCAGGCGTTCGCGGAGAAGTGCGAGCGGCGAGAGGAGCTCTCATGA
- a CDS encoding 4Fe-4S dicluster domain-containing protein, with product MAQKNDLFDDLIDISKSISGLKEPFESLTDTFLGKTPQGSPEGPTWNPADYKDRPYANSLPCLVCKSEKSGCRACMDACPTGAIEIEDSSVEILDTCRKCGVCVGACPTEVFSTPRLQPKRAYDAIATAAAAYERAFVTCTRALRRVPRANEVVVACVGDISSETWFSVLADYPNVSVYLPLGICDKCRTTTGEAALEEAIAQAERWAGTGLGLEVEAQELTCVKRREYERKEFMDNIVRTTGITVSKLSPAAAAITTVAQKIRDHSSSIMKLERTLDAACGVTTHKQRRQLTQGRQLLLSTLQSHPDLAGNVVTRVPECDPASCTMCGECMKVCPTFACDLVGANGRFAVEPTYCLGCGLCAEVCEPHALTLREHDGSELVVLDPEAERKAAEAARARKDAEKAKAIAKKKLNKILDQVEKLSD from the coding sequence ATGGCCCAAAAAAACGATCTGTTCGACGACCTGATCGATATCAGCAAGAGCATCAGCGGTCTCAAGGAGCCCTTTGAGTCGCTTACGGACACGTTTCTGGGCAAGACCCCCCAGGGCTCTCCGGAGGGGCCCACTTGGAACCCGGCCGATTACAAGGATCGACCGTATGCGAATTCGCTTCCCTGTCTCGTATGCAAGTCAGAGAAGAGCGGATGTCGGGCGTGCATGGATGCATGCCCGACGGGTGCAATCGAGATCGAGGACTCATCCGTCGAGATCCTGGACACATGCCGCAAATGCGGCGTCTGCGTGGGTGCATGTCCGACCGAGGTGTTCTCGACACCGAGACTGCAACCCAAGCGGGCCTACGATGCGATCGCTACCGCCGCTGCGGCCTATGAGCGCGCCTTCGTCACCTGCACGCGCGCGCTGCGTCGGGTGCCGCGCGCCAATGAGGTCGTTGTCGCCTGCGTGGGCGACATAAGCTCCGAGACATGGTTCTCGGTGCTCGCTGATTATCCCAATGTGAGCGTCTACCTGCCGCTTGGAATCTGCGACAAATGTCGGACGACCACCGGTGAGGCCGCGCTCGAGGAAGCGATCGCCCAGGCTGAGCGATGGGCGGGCACCGGATTGGGACTCGAGGTCGAAGCTCAGGAGCTCACCTGCGTGAAGCGTCGGGAGTACGAGCGCAAGGAGTTCATGGACAACATCGTGCGCACCACCGGTATCACTGTTTCCAAGCTGAGCCCCGCCGCAGCGGCTATCACGACCGTCGCTCAGAAGATCAGAGATCATTCCAGCAGCATCATGAAGCTCGAGCGCACCTTGGATGCCGCCTGCGGTGTCACGACGCACAAACAGCGCCGACAGTTGACCCAAGGGCGTCAGCTTCTCCTCTCGACGCTGCAGAGCCATCCCGATCTCGCAGGCAACGTCGTCACGCGCGTACCCGAGTGCGATCCGGCCTCATGCACCATGTGCGGTGAGTGCATGAAGGTCTGCCCGACGTTCGCGTGCGATCTCGTGGGCGCAAACGGCCGTTTCGCGGTCGAGCCGACCTACTGTTTGGGCTGCGGGCTGTGCGCGGAGGTCTGCGAGCCCCATGCCCTCACGCTCAGGGAGCACGATGGCTCCGAGCTTGTCGTTCTCGATCCGGAGGCAGAGCGGAAAGCCGCTGAAGCGGCGCGCGCCCGCAAGGATGCGGAGAAGGCCAAGGCCATTGCGAAGAAGAAGCTCAACAAGATTCTGGATCAGGTGGAGAAGCTCTCAGACTGA
- a CDS encoding asparaginase — MKHILLVATGGTIASTEAGRGLSPALTGEELARAVPEIAALCDIEIMQPMNIDSTNMLPVNWLRIRDIIVERYDAFDGFVILHGTDTMAYTAAALSYLIQQSPKPIVITGSQRPMGSSFTDAKLNLYQSLRFATDARSHDVTIVFGGIAIAGTRARKQRTMSSNAFTSVNYPPLAIIRNDRVIRTDCAEMMSAQFSSTVHAALDYARAERASVKDLRPEDLAAAGPIAQSSRKRSGKAGALGIEQPRAPHTYEGLDERVFVLKLTPGLKPSIFETLRPSYDAVILETFGLGGIPSHEERSRSFQHAIFDWVDSGRTIVITTQVPEEGLDLGVYEISRPYAEHPGILRGDDMTTEALVAKTMWALGQSHDPDVVRTLFYLPVNHDRLVIA, encoded by the coding sequence ATGAAGCACATCCTTCTTGTCGCCACAGGCGGCACGATCGCCTCGACCGAGGCCGGCCGCGGGCTGTCCCCTGCCCTCACCGGAGAGGAGCTCGCTCGGGCGGTACCCGAGATCGCGGCGCTGTGCGACATCGAGATCATGCAGCCCATGAACATCGACAGCACGAACATGCTGCCTGTCAACTGGCTGCGCATCCGTGACATCATCGTCGAGCGATACGACGCGTTCGACGGCTTCGTCATCCTGCACGGCACCGATACCATGGCGTACACGGCGGCGGCGCTGTCCTATCTCATCCAGCAGAGCCCCAAGCCGATCGTCATCACCGGCTCGCAGCGACCGATGGGAAGCTCCTTCACAGACGCGAAGCTGAACCTCTACCAGAGTCTGCGCTTCGCCACGGATGCGCGCTCCCATGACGTCACCATCGTGTTCGGCGGCATCGCCATCGCGGGCACGCGCGCCAGAAAGCAGCGCACGATGAGCTCGAATGCCTTCACGAGTGTGAACTACCCTCCGCTGGCCATCATCCGAAATGATCGGGTCATTCGCACCGATTGCGCTGAGATGATGTCGGCCCAGTTCAGCAGTACCGTGCACGCCGCGCTCGACTACGCGCGCGCCGAGCGCGCCTCTGTGAAAGACCTACGTCCCGAGGATCTCGCCGCAGCGGGGCCGATCGCACAGTCGAGCAGAAAGCGCTCCGGAAAGGCTGGCGCTCTTGGCATCGAGCAGCCTCGAGCACCGCACACCTATGAGGGACTCGATGAACGGGTCTTCGTCTTGAAGCTCACCCCGGGTCTCAAACCGAGCATCTTCGAGACCCTGCGGCCCTCCTACGACGCCGTCATTCTTGAGACCTTCGGTCTGGGCGGCATCCCGAGCCATGAGGAGCGATCTCGCTCCTTCCAGCATGCCATCTTCGATTGGGTCGACTCAGGCCGCACGATCGTCATCACGACACAGGTGCCCGAGGAGGGCCTTGACCTCGGCGTCTACGAAATCAGCAGACCGTATGCCGAGCACCCCGGTATCCTTCGGGGTGACGACATGACCACCGAGGCGCTTGTCGCCAAAACGATGTGGGCGCTCGGGCAGTCCCATGATCCAGATGTCGTGCGCACCCTGTTCTACCTGCCTGTGAACCACGACCGGCTCGTCATCGCCTGA
- a CDS encoding type II toxin-antitoxin system prevent-host-death family antitoxin, which produces MSTLTMGLADARNNFSRVTAEVNRTGRPVAVLKNNEPRVVIQHAAVPTDAVDVAVDFMEKYADVFKELTK; this is translated from the coding sequence ATGTCGACGCTAACCATGGGCCTGGCAGATGCCAGGAACAACTTCTCGCGCGTTACCGCCGAGGTGAACAGGACCGGCAGACCGGTGGCCGTCTTGAAGAACAACGAGCCTCGGGTCGTCATCCAGCACGCCGCGGTGCCCACTGATGCTGTCGACGTAGCGGTCGACTTCATGGAGAAGTATGCCGACGTGTTCAAAGAGCTGACGAAATGA
- the ychF gene encoding redox-regulated ATPase YchF — MSLSIGIVGLPNVGKSTLFTALTKKGGLAANYPFATIDPNVGVVDVPDDRLDRLAKIARPGRIVPATVEFVDIAGLVKGANEGEGLGNQFLANIRETDAICEVVRYFKDDDVVHVDGRVDPAADAETIMCELILADIGTLERQLPKLEKESRRDREVAARLDLAKRLIAWLDEGHRAAEMQMTDEERERARELFLLTMKPMLYVANIDEDMLDEKPAPIAGAVPIPVCAKVEAELSELEPDEAREYLDELGLERSGLEALAQAAYALLGLQSFFTAGEMEVRAWTVHRGATAPQAAGVIHSDFERGFIKAEVIAYSDYIEYGGEQGARSVGRLRMEGKEYVMADGDVVHFRFNV, encoded by the coding sequence GTGTCGCTTTCCATCGGTATCGTTGGCCTTCCCAATGTGGGCAAGTCCACGCTGTTCACCGCCCTCACCAAGAAGGGGGGCCTTGCGGCGAACTATCCGTTTGCGACGATCGATCCGAACGTGGGCGTCGTGGACGTTCCGGATGATCGGCTGGATAGGCTCGCGAAAATCGCGCGACCGGGGCGGATCGTTCCCGCGACCGTGGAGTTCGTCGACATAGCGGGCTTGGTGAAAGGAGCCAACGAGGGAGAGGGCCTCGGCAATCAGTTTCTGGCGAACATTCGCGAGACCGATGCGATCTGCGAGGTCGTCCGATACTTCAAGGATGATGACGTCGTGCACGTCGATGGCCGCGTCGATCCCGCCGCGGATGCCGAGACCATCATGTGCGAGCTCATTCTGGCGGACATCGGCACGCTCGAGCGGCAGCTGCCGAAGCTCGAGAAGGAGTCGCGTCGCGATCGGGAGGTGGCAGCGCGCCTCGATCTCGCCAAGCGTCTCATCGCCTGGTTGGATGAGGGACACAGGGCTGCCGAGATGCAGATGACCGATGAGGAGCGCGAACGCGCTCGCGAGCTGTTTCTGCTCACGATGAAGCCGATGCTTTACGTCGCCAACATCGACGAGGACATGCTCGACGAGAAACCGGCACCGATCGCAGGTGCGGTTCCCATTCCGGTATGCGCCAAGGTCGAAGCCGAGCTCTCGGAGCTGGAGCCAGATGAGGCGCGCGAGTATCTAGATGAGCTGGGTCTTGAGCGCTCCGGTCTGGAGGCGCTCGCGCAGGCGGCCTACGCGCTGCTCGGCCTTCAGTCATTTTTCACCGCAGGCGAGATGGAGGTCCGAGCCTGGACCGTGCATCGCGGAGCAACCGCGCCTCAGGCCGCAGGGGTCATCCACTCGGATTTCGAGCGCGGCTTCATCAAAGCTGAGGTCATCGCTTACAGCGACTATATCGAATACGGCGGCGAGCAGGGGGCTCGCTCTGTCGGACGGTTGCGCATGGAAGGCAAGGAGTATGTGATGGCCGACGGTGACGTGGTGCATTTTCGCTTCAATGTCTGA
- a CDS encoding RidA family protein: MGKIPNPIGPYSAYRQQGQLTFTSGQLPLDPDTGEIVGKTAYEQTKQSLHNLESVLNCEDSGLDDVVKLTVFVTDIADIAEVNKAFEEVLSLPYPARSGIEVSKLPMSSKVEIEAIAATKA, from the coding sequence ATGGGGAAGATTCCAAATCCTATAGGGCCCTATTCAGCGTATCGACAGCAAGGCCAGTTGACCTTCACTTCAGGGCAGCTGCCGCTAGACCCAGATACCGGGGAGATAGTCGGTAAAACCGCCTATGAACAAACGAAGCAAAGTCTGCACAACCTCGAGAGCGTGCTGAATTGTGAAGATTCCGGACTAGACGATGTTGTCAAGCTAACCGTCTTCGTGACGGATATCGCCGATATCGCCGAAGTAAACAAAGCTTTTGAAGAGGTCCTGTCGTTACCCTATCCCGCACGATCGGGAATCGAGGTATCTAAGTTACCAATGAGCAGCAAAGTTGAGATCGAGGCCATTGCTGCGACGAAAGCGTAG
- a CDS encoding helix-turn-helix transcriptional regulator produces MSATIDEYRKLVHFLGIILGNDYEIVLHWRDSDGSYYIAEIEHSYISGRNINSPITDLALELVKNKTYLKQDYVSGYKATSSGKKSVQGSTYFIKDETGTSLQGMLCINFDPSRYVQLANSVLSLTGLDDIPIRSLVNGAHSTTESNSVENAAIEMLHSSVDDSIRAIVDTHLMDPNVTLTQETRMKIVQALYDKGVFQIKGALPNVAKILNVSDQTIYRYLRMIDK; encoded by the coding sequence ATGTCTGCCACGATCGATGAATACCGGAAACTCGTCCATTTTCTAGGAATCATCTTGGGGAATGACTATGAAATCGTACTTCATTGGCGCGATTCGGATGGATCGTATTACATCGCGGAAATCGAGCACTCCTACATAAGCGGTCGCAACATCAATTCACCCATAACAGATCTCGCGTTGGAACTCGTTAAAAACAAGACCTACCTAAAACAGGATTATGTCAGCGGTTATAAAGCAACCTCATCAGGTAAAAAGTCGGTTCAAGGCTCAACTTACTTCATTAAAGATGAGACGGGGACATCGCTGCAGGGAATGCTCTGCATCAATTTCGATCCCAGCAGGTACGTCCAGCTTGCAAACAGTGTTTTAAGTCTCACGGGCTTAGACGACATTCCCATTCGTAGCCTTGTTAACGGAGCACATTCAACCACAGAGAGTAACTCCGTTGAGAACGCGGCTATAGAGATGCTTCACTCAAGCGTCGACGACAGCATCCGAGCGATTGTTGACACGCATCTGATGGACCCAAACGTTACACTGACACAGGAGACCCGCATGAAAATCGTCCAGGCTCTGTACGACAAAGGCGTCTTCCAAATCAAAGGAGCGCTACCGAATGTTGCGAAGATCCTGAATGTCTCCGATCAGACGATCTACCGATACCTGAGGATGATCGACAAATGA
- a CDS encoding zinc ribbon domain-containing protein codes for MICKACGAQNQDDVRFCAHCGAQMNGDDTGQQQPDQVQPAASATRVTVDQAAAPTCYGQATQQGQYQNYPQGPQTTINVQTSAAATTNSLGTAGFVLSLIALFLSWIPVIGWVLWLLGAVLSVIGIFKIPRGLAIAGTVISFIDIIFLLMIIGSCTAMSGLVR; via the coding sequence ATGATCTGTAAAGCATGCGGAGCGCAAAATCAAGACGATGTCCGGTTTTGCGCGCACTGCGGTGCTCAAATGAATGGAGACGACACAGGACAACAACAGCCTGACCAAGTTCAACCGGCAGCTAGCGCCACAAGGGTAACCGTCGATCAGGCAGCTGCGCCTACGTGCTACGGTCAGGCAACTCAACAGGGGCAATATCAAAACTATCCACAGGGCCCACAGACTACTATCAATGTTCAGACGTCTGCGGCAGCAACAACAAATAGTCTCGGCACGGCTGGTTTCGTGCTCTCCCTGATCGCTCTCTTTTTGTCGTGGATCCCGGTAATCGGGTGGGTGCTATGGCTCTTGGGAGCAGTGCTTTCGGTGATCGGTATTTTCAAAATTCCTAGGGGCCTTGCTATCGCGGGCACTGTCATTTCATTCATAGATATTATTTTTCTCCTGATGATAATCGGTTCATGCACAGCGATGTCGGGACTTGTTAGGTAA
- a CDS encoding APC family permease codes for MSHGGKFGLASIILLGINAIIGSGIFLLPGQAFALAGTSSLFVFVFITLLAGSLALCFAEAAGLFRSNGAAYIYAKQAFGNFAGFEVGFMKYIVQLIAWAAMAVAFVTALEAVFPAVHAGPVRAAILIGMILALSLVNYLGIDVAKHVNNIATIGKLAPIVIFIGVGIFCIKGGNFQPIVPEGFTVNSFAEAAILIFYAFTGFEAMASASEEMDNPKRNLPIAIATAIGCVSLIYILLQFVCIGILGGALGSTSTPVVDAMATFLGEGGGILVTVGTVISILGINAASSIFVPRGCLALGERGMLPPIVKKMSRRNTPVIAIAISAALVIPLALSGTFTQLAAISVISRFTQYIPTCLSVIVFRRRGMKSTFRLPLGYAIPVAAVVVSGWLLINSDIVKLAAGLGAMVIIAPIYLLIRRYNERHGYEFTDAE; via the coding sequence ATGAGCCACGGCGGAAAATTCGGTCTTGCGAGCATCATCTTGCTCGGCATCAACGCTATCATCGGCTCAGGGATCTTTCTGCTGCCGGGTCAGGCTTTCGCGCTCGCCGGAACGAGCAGCCTGTTCGTCTTCGTGTTCATCACGCTGCTGGCTGGTTCTCTGGCGCTGTGCTTCGCCGAGGCTGCGGGGCTGTTCCGCTCGAACGGCGCGGCCTACATCTACGCCAAGCAGGCCTTCGGCAATTTTGCGGGCTTCGAGGTTGGATTCATGAAGTACATCGTGCAGCTCATCGCCTGGGCCGCGATGGCGGTCGCGTTCGTCACGGCCCTTGAGGCGGTCTTTCCGGCGGTGCACGCGGGTCCTGTGCGGGCGGCGATACTCATCGGGATGATCCTGGCGCTGAGTCTGGTCAACTACCTTGGAATCGATGTCGCGAAGCACGTGAACAACATCGCGACGATCGGCAAGCTCGCGCCGATCGTCATCTTCATCGGCGTGGGGATCTTCTGCATCAAAGGCGGCAACTTCCAGCCGATCGTGCCCGAGGGCTTTACCGTCAACTCGTTTGCCGAGGCGGCCATCCTCATCTTCTACGCATTCACCGGCTTCGAGGCCATGGCGAGCGCCTCAGAGGAGATGGACAACCCGAAGCGGAATCTGCCGATCGCCATCGCGACGGCGATCGGGTGCGTCTCGCTCATCTACATCCTGCTGCAGTTCGTGTGCATCGGTATCCTCGGCGGGGCGCTCGGCTCGACATCAACCCCTGTCGTCGACGCGATGGCGACCTTTCTGGGAGAGGGCGGCGGCATTCTCGTCACCGTCGGAACCGTGATCTCGATTCTGGGCATCAACGCCGCGAGTTCGATCTTCGTGCCGCGCGGCTGTCTGGCTCTCGGGGAGCGCGGCATGCTGCCGCCGATCGTGAAGAAGATGAGCCGGCGAAACACGCCGGTCATCGCGATCGCGATCTCGGCGGCGCTCGTGATACCGCTCGCGCTTTCCGGAACGTTCACCCAGCTCGCGGCTATCAGCGTCATCTCGCGGTTCACGCAGTACATTCCCACCTGTCTGTCCGTCATCGTGTTTCGCCGGCGAGGGATGAAGTCCACGTTCAGGCTGCCCCTCGGTTACGCGATACCGGTGGCCGCCGTCGTCGTGAGCGGGTGGCTGCTGATCAACTCCGACATCGTGAAGCTCGCCGCAGGGCTCGGCGCCATGGTGATCATCGCGCCGATCTATCTGCTCATCCGCCGCTACAACGAGCGGCACGGATACGAGTTCACCGATGCGGAGTAG
- a CDS encoding DUF1648 domain-containing protein yields MFSYGRRAGYMSVALLALTVLPLISAAVFLPQMGDRIALGFNAAGEPTRWGSRYELLGAPVLCLLLGIGMYVSAHRQARAVAEKTPAASSFTFERFMRNGLVTVVVLNLVHAYLIVSALTGVGISL; encoded by the coding sequence ATGTTTTCATACGGAAGGCGAGCGGGTTACATGAGCGTCGCGCTGCTCGCTCTCACGGTCTTGCCGCTGATATCGGCTGCGGTGTTCCTGCCGCAGATGGGAGATCGGATCGCACTGGGCTTCAACGCGGCCGGTGAGCCCACGCGCTGGGGCAGCCGCTACGAGCTGCTCGGCGCGCCGGTCCTGTGCCTGCTCCTCGGCATCGGGATGTACGTGAGCGCTCACCGGCAGGCGCGCGCCGTCGCTGAGAAGACGCCGGCGGCGTCATCCTTCACCTTCGAGCGCTTCATGCGCAATGGCCTCGTCACCGTTGTCGTTTTGAACCTCGTCCACGCCTATCTCATCGTATCCGCACTTACCGGCGTCGGAATATCGCTGTGA